CCTCTCGCGGGATAGGCCGTGCGATTGCATTAGAATTAGCGAGTCTTGGCGCGCGTGTTGTTGTCAATTACAGCGGTAGTGCGGATAAGGCACAACAAGTTGTAGACGAAATTAAAACAAATGGCGGCGAAGCAATTGCTGTACAAGCAGATGTTGCGAACGGGGAATCTGTACAGCAATTAATGCAAACCGCGCTTTCGACATATGGCTCGATTGATATTTTAGTTAATAATGCAGGGATTACACGCGATAATTTACTTATTCGTATGAAAGACGACGAGTGGGATGATGTGTTAAATACGAATTTAAAAGGTGTATTTCTTTGTACAAAGACGGTTGCTCGTCAAATGATGAAGCAGCGTGCAGGACGAATTATTAATATTTCGTCGATCGTCGGTGTTGTCGGGAACCCGGGGCAGGCAAATTACGTTGCAGCTAAGGCAGGCGTAATCGGTCTAACGAAAACGACGGCGCAAGAACTAGCGTCGCGCAACATATTAGTCAATGCGATTGCACCAGGCTTTATTACGACAGAGATGACCGATAGCTTACCGGAAGAGTTAAAGCAAACGATGCTTAAACAAATTCCATTAGCGAAGCTCGGTCAACCAGAAGATATTGCAAAAGCGGTTGCCTTTTTCGCATCGGATAGTGCGAAGTACATTACCGGTCAAACATTACAAGTTGATGGTGGTATGGTGATGGCGTAAGCAACACATTCTTGAGGGGAGGTGACAATATGTCTACAGTATTTGAACGCGTATCAAAAGTAATCGTTGATCGCCTAGGCGTTGACGAAAGCGAAGTAAAATTAGAAGCATCATTCCGTGATGATTTGGGTGCCGATTCATTAGACGTTGTTGAATTAGTTATGGAGCTTGAAGATGAGTTCGATATGGAAATTTCTGATGAAGATGCAGAAAAAATCGCTACAGTTGGTGATGCTCTTTCATACATCGAAAGCAAAGTGAGCTAATGAATGTACAGGGTGCTCTATTGTATATAACATACAATAGAGGGCCCTTTTTCATGCTTTCAAATGACAAAAGACTTCAAAATTTAGAAAATGGTAGGCTATCGTGAGTGGTAATTGTAAAATTCCTTGATTTTACGCGTTTTTTTATGACAACCCTTTGCACAAAGTTATAGAACAATGTAAACTAAACGATAGAAACCAGAAGGAAGGCAGAAAGTCCATGACGCAAAGAAAAAAAGGAAGTAACCAAAAAATTGGGGTACTCCCTGAAAAAGTAAAAGCACAATTTCAAGTATTAGAAAATGAATTAAATATTCATTTCACAAACAAGGCTCTGATTTATCAAGCCTTCACACATTCATCTTATGTGAATGAGCATCGACGCAAACAATTTACGGACAACGAACGATTAGAATTTTTAGGGGATGCAGTGTTAGAGTTATCTGTATCGAAGTATTTGTTCGAAAAATTCCCAAATATGAGCGAGGGCGAATTAACGAAGCTGCGTGCATCAATTGTATGTGAGCCTTCATTAGTTGTGTTTGCTAACGAATTGGATTTTGGTCAATTTGTGTTATTAGGTAAAGGGGAAGAGCTAACAGGTGGTCGTGAGCGTCCAGCATTACTTGCAGACGTATTTGAATCATTTGTAGGCGCGCTTTATTTAGACCAAGGTTTAGATGTCGTTGTCGCATTTTTAGAACGTGTCGTATTCCCTAAAGTAGAAGTCGGTGCTTTTTCGCATGTGATGGATTTTAAAAGTCAATTACAAGAAATTATTCAACAAACAAATAATGGTCTTTTACATTACGAAATTGTCGATGAAAAAGGACCAGCGCACAACAGAACGTTTGTATCACGTGTGTTGTTAAATAGCCAAGAGCTTGGCTTAGGTAAAGGGAAATCGAAGAAAGAAGCTGAGCAGCAAGCAGCGCAAAGTGCGATGGTTATGCTTAAGCAGTCAAAGCTAGAGGGGGAATAATATGTTCCTTAAACGACTTGAAGTAGTAGGGTTCAAATCATTTGCTGAACGTATTGGGATTGATTTTGTTCCCGGAGTAACGGCGGTAGTAGGTCCAAATGGTAGCGGTAAGAGTAATGTTACCGATGCGATTCGCTGGGTATTAGGTGAACAATCAGCAAAGAGTTTACGTGGGGCAAAGATGGAAGATATCATTTTTGCTGGGAGTGAATCACGAAAAGCATTAAATTTTGCGGAAGTGACACTCGTTTTAGATAATACAGATGAACGCGTTGCGATTCCATACACAGAAATTAGTGTAACGAGACGTGTGTATCGTTCAGGTGATAGCGAATATTTGCTGAATAATCAGCAATGTCGCCTGAAGGATATTACGGACTTGTTTATGGATTCAGGCCTTGGAAAAGAAGCATTTTCGATTATTTCACAAGGACGCGTTGATGAAATATTAAACAGTCGTCCAGACGATCGTCGTAGCATTTTTGAAGAGGCAGCAGGCGTTTTAAAATATAAATTACGTAAGAAAAAAGCCGAGCACAAGTTAGTTGAAACGGATGAAAACTTAAACCGTGTGCTCGATATTTTGCATGAAATTGAAAATCGCTTAGAGCCATTGAAAATTCAAGCATCTAGCGCAAAAGATTATGTACGTATGACCGCGGAGTTGAAAGACTTTGATATTGCGTTGATGGTGCATGATGTATTAGGTCATGAAAAAACATTAAAAGGCTTTGATGAGGAGCATCGTACGTTAGCAACAACCGAAAAAGAGCATGCGGCGAAAATGGCCCAATCTGAAACGAATTTGCGCAACATGCGTACCGAATTAAAGACTATCGATGAAGTATTAGATAATTCGCAAGAGCAGCTTGTAGAAGCGAGTGCCGAAGTAGAACGTTGGGAAGGGCGTAAAGCGTTATTTAACGAAAAACGCTCGAATGCCGAAAAGCAAATCCAACAGTTAAAGCAGTCGTTAAAAGAAGCGAATCAGAAGGTTACGGAATTAGTACAGCAAGAGCTAGAAAATCGCCAGCAATTTACTGAAAAGCAAAAAGCGGTACAACAAGTGCGCTCGGCAATCAAGCAAGTAGAGCAAGCCTTAACACGTAGTGCTTCTGAAATTGAACAAGAAATTGAACAAGCAAAAAATATGTTCATTAACTTATTAAATGAAGAAGCGACTGTAAAAAATGAATTAAAGCATATTGATCAGCAGCTATCACAAGAGAAGGCCTCATCAGATCGTATGACGGGACGCTCTTCTGAAATGCAAAAGGAACTGGCGCAGGCTATTGTTTCACAGCAAACGACCTCGCATATCCTTGAACAAGCAGAACAGGCGTTAAAAGAGCAACTGAGTCAATCCGATGTATTACAAGCGAAGTTAAAAACAGCAACCGCGGATTTAGATGAAAAGCAAGCGCTGTTATATAAAGCGTATCAACATCATCAGCAGTTAAAGGCACGTAAAGAAACGTTAGCCGAGTTGGAAGCTGATTTCTCAGGCTTCTTCCACGGTGTTAAAGAAATATTACTTGCACGTGATCGTGGTGAGTTACAAGGTATTGAAGGCGCGGTAGCTGAGCTAATTCAAGTCGAAGCGAAATATTCGCAAGCATTAGAAACAGCATTAGGTGCGGCTTCACAGCATATTGTGACAGTAAACGAACAGCACGCGCAAAAAGCAATCAGTTGGTTAAAGCAAAAACGCGCGGGACGAGCAACATTTTTACCGAAAACCGTTATGCGTTCGCGTAAAATTGCACAGCAGCAATTGTATGACATTCAGTCGCATCCGGCATATGTTGCATTAGCGTATGAATTAGTAAGCTATGCGCCTGAAAATACGAATATTGTGGAAAACCTTTTAGGAAATGTCCTTGTGGCAGCCAACTTAGAAGGGGCCAGTCAAATTGCGCGTACATTAGGCTTTAAATACCGTGTTGTTACACTAGAAGGCGATATCATCAATGCAGGTGGTTCGTTAACAGGTGGTGCAGTAAAACAGCAAAGCTCACTCTTCTCACGAAAAGCTGAGTTAGACAAATTAGTGACAACGTTAACGGATATGGAAAAAACGATTCAATCAGCAGAACAAACCGTAGCGTTGAAGAAGTCGCAAATCGCAGAATTACGCCATACGCTTGAAGATATGAAGCTGCAAGGTGAGGTACTGCGCGAGCAAGAGCAAATCCATCGTTCAAAATTAGTAGAACTTGATATGACCGTGAAAAGCTTACAAACAACGGTTTCGCTAACACAGTCAGAGCAATCTACGCTTTCAACACGCAAAGACTCACTCGCTGAGCAGCACGAGCAAGCGACAACGCGTTTAGCAGAACTAAGCGATGAATTACAGCAAGTGCAAGAAACGGTTGATGAGTTAACAAAAGCGAAAGCGCAAAGTGAAACACGAAAAGATGTATTACGTGAGCAATTGGCGCAGCAACGCTCTGAGTTAGCGGTTGCTGGTGAGCAGTTAACACAAGTGCAGGCTGCCATCGCGGGGATTGAGCTCAACTTAACGAAAGCAAAAGACCAAGCCGAAAAGATTACTCAGGAAATTGATTGGATTGAATCAGAAGATGGTTTAAATGGGCCTTCTGCTGAAGAGTTAGCGCAAACGATTGTCAACTGGGCAACGAAGAAGGATGTACTCACAGAAACGATTCAAAAAAATCGTACGTCACGTGATTCACTGCATGAGCAAATTACAGAAACCGAAATTCAATTACAAGAAGTACAACGTGTACATAAAAGCTATGTCGACGCAATCCGCGCATTAGAATTAAAACGTAGTCGTATTGAATTTGAAAAAACAAACTTGCAGCAACAATTACTCGAGCAATATGAGCTTGATATTATAACAGCACAAGACTTGGCAATCGATATTGAAGACGAAGATCAAGTGCGTCGTAAAGTAAAACTATTAAAACAGTCGATTGAAGAATTAGGTCCAGTCAACTTAGCAGCTATTGAAGAATTTGACCGTGTACAGGAGCGCTATGCTTTCTTAAGTGAGCAACGTGAAGATTTAGTCGCGGCAAAAGATACGCTTCATAAAGCAATTGGTGAAATGGATGAAGAAATGACCGAGCGCTTTAACGAAACATTTAAGCAAATCCGTAAGCAGTTTACTGTGTCATTCCGTGAATTATTTGGTGGTGGTACAGCTGATTTAGTGCTACTGGATCCAGACAATTTACTTGAAACAGGTATCGAAATTATTGCGCAGCCACCGGGTAAAAAGCTACAAAGCTTAAGCTTGTTATCAGGTGGTGAACGTGCATTAACCGCGATTGCTTTATTATTTGCCATTTTAAATACGCGTCCAGTACCATTTTGTGTACTCGATGAAGTAGAAGCAGCACTCGATGAATCGAATGTTGCGCGTTATAGTGATTATTTACGTAAATTTAGTAGCCAAACGCAGTTCATCGTCATTACACACCGTAAAGGCACGATGGAAGGCGCAGACGTTCTGTATGGGATTACGATGCAAGAATCGGGTGTATCAAAGCTTGTATCGGTAAAACTAGAAGAAGAAACGGATTTAGTAATGCAAGGGAGTGTCTAATCATGAGCTTTTTTAAACGACTGAAAGAAAAATTAATTGGTGGCAACGAAGAGCAAGAACAAAAAGTTGACCAACTTGCGCTTAGTGAACAGGAAACAGCCGATCAACCACAAGTTGCTTTAATCGAAGAGACAACTGTTCAGGAGCCGGTAGAGCAAGCAGAAGAAGTTGTTGAACCAGAAGTAAAGCAAGTAGCAGCTACACCTGAAAAAGCCGAAGCTGAGCAAGTGGAAGCTATTTTATTTGGTAACGAAGTACTTGAGTCACCAGAAGTAGTTGAAGAAAAGGTAGAAGAGATAAAACCTTCTGCTTGGTCAATTACACAAAAATTCAAAGCAGGCTTAGAAAAAACACGTAATTCATTTACATCAAAAGTGAATGATTTAGTGGCACGTTATCGTAAAGTAGATGAAGATTTCTTCGAGGAATTAGAAGAATTATTACTACAAGCGGACGTAGGCTTTGAAACAGTTATGGAATTAATGGATAAGCTACGTTTTGAAGTACAGCGTCAAAACATTAAGGACACAAACGGTATCCAAGCGATTATCTCAGAAAAGCTAGTTGAAATTTATGAGTCGGGTGAGGATAACTTAACAAACTTAAATATTCAACAAGATGGCGACTTAACGGTTATTTTATTCGTTGGGGTAAATGGTGTTGGTAAAACGACAACAATCGGTAAATTAGCACATCGTCTAAAATCTGAAGGTAAATCCGTCATGCTTGCTGCGGGTGATACATTCCGTGCGGGTGCGATTGAGCAATTACAGGTTTGGGGCGAGCGTGTTGGCGTTGAAGTGATTGCGCAGTCAGAGGGCTCTGACCCAGCTGCCGTGATGTACGATGCGATTCGCGCGGCGAAAAACCGTGGTGTTGACGTACTGATTTGTGATACGGCAGGGCGTCTACAAAACAAAGTTAACTTAATGAACGAGCTTGAAAAGGTACACCGCGTGATTTCACGTGAAATTCCAAACGCACCACATGAAGTCTTATTAGCGCTAGATGCGACAACGGGTCAAAATGCGCTTGTACAGGCACAAACGTTTAAAGAGGTAACAAATGTAACCGGAATCGTGTTAACGAAGCTAGACGGTACAGCAAAAGGCGGTATCGTATTAGCTATTCGTAACAAATTACACATTCCAGTAAAGTTTGTGGGTCTTGGCGAAAAAATGGATGACTTACAACCATTTGACGCAGAACGTTACGTATACGGCTTATTCGCAGATGGCTTAGAGCAAGAGTTAAAAGAATTCGAAGAGTAATGAGAAGGGATTGTCCAGAAAGCATTCTGGACAATCCCTTTTATTTTCACAAATTTTGTCACAACTAAAAGAAAGACAAGGGAATTGCCTTGACAGTAAGCGTAGTCGCGATTATGATAAAAGAGACAAATTACGATTGGAGAGATAAAATGCTACTTGAAAAAACAACACGCATGAATTTTCTCTTCGACTTTTATCAAGCACTCTTAACAGACAAGCAACGCAGTTACATGGAGCTTTATTATTTAGATGATCATTCGCTTGGTGAAATTGCCGAGAGCTACAGTATTTCGCGTCAAGCTGTTTATGATAACATTCGTCGTACTGAGGCGATGCTTGAAGAATATGAAGATAAACTACAACTTTTTGGTAAATTTCAACAACGCCAAGAAGTATTAAAACAACTGACTGGTGCCATACAGGACGATACGACTTCAGTAGCGTCACGTTTAGCATTAGTTGAACAATTGAAGGAATCGGATTAGGAGGCGAACGAGTTGGCTTTTGAAGGTTTAGCAGAGCGACTCCAAGGTACGATCCAAAAGATTAAAGGTAAAGGGAAAGTTTCGGAACAAGACGTTAAAGAAATGATGCGTGAAGTCCGATTTGCCTTAATCGAAGCGGACGTAAACTTAAAGGTAGTTAAGGAATTCGTAAAAAAAGTAAGTGAGCGTGCTGTTGGCGTTGATGTCATGAAGTCATTAACACCTGGTCAGCAAGTAATTAAAATCGTACAAGAAGAATTAACTACATTAATGGGCGGCGAACAAAGCCCGATTAAATTTAGCACACGTCCACCGACAGTCATTATGATGGTTGGTTTACAAGGTGCTGGTAAAACGACAACGACTGGTAAATTAGCGAGCGTTTTACGTAAAAAATACAATAAAAAACCATTATTAGTTGCTGCTGACGTGTATCGTCCTGCCGCAGTTCAACAGTTACAAACATTAGGGAAGCAACTGAGCTTACCGGTATTTGCACTTGGCACAGATATTTCTCCAGTAGAAATCGCGCGCCAAGCGATTGAACATGCGAAAGAAGAGCATCACGATGTTGTATTAATCGATACAGCCGGCCGTTTACATATCGATGAAACGTTAATGCAAGAATTAAAAGATATTCGTGCATTAAAAGAACCTGATGAAGTGTTCTTAGTTGTCGATGCCATGACTGGTCAAGATGCGGTCAATGTAGCGCAAAACTTTAATGAAGCAGTGGGTATTACAGGCGTCGTCTTAACAAAATTAGACGGTGATACGCGTGGTGGTGCGGCACTTTCAATTCGTGCTGTTACCGAAAAACCGATTAAATTCGTGGGTATGGGTGAAAAAATGGATGCGCTTGAGCCATTCCATCCTGAGCGTATGGCGTCACGTATTTTAGGTATGGGTGACGTGTTATCGTTAATCGAAAAAGCACAAGCAAACGTCGATATGGATAAAGCAAAAGAGCTTGAAGAAAAATTCATGACGCAAAGCTTTACCTTTGACGATTTCATCGAGCAATTACAAGCTGTGAAAAAAATGGGCCCATTAGATGAATTATTAAAAATGATTCCAGGTGCCAGCAAAATGAAGGGCTTAGAAAATGCAAAAGTCGATGAAAAACAAATGGGTCGCATTGAAGCAATCATTTATTCAATGACGTCTACTGAAAAAACAAACCCAGAAATTATCTCTGCAAGCCGTAAAAAACGTATTGCAACAGGTTCAGGTACGTCAATTCAGGAAGTAAACCGTTTGCTAAAACAGTTTGAAGATATGAAAAAAATGATGAAGCAAATGACTGGCATGACGCAAGGTAAAGGCAAGAAAAAGATGAAAATGCCAGGTTTTGATCAATTATTTAAATAAAAAATTAAGGTGTTAAGAAAAAACACTTTACAAACCCTCAAGACATTGCTAATATAATATCTTGTGTGAAACTTATTCGGAGGTGCTATTAAAATGGCAGTTAAAATTCGCTTAAAACGTATGGGAGCTAAGAAGTCTCCTTTCTATCGTATCGTAGTTGCAGACGCTCGCTCACCACGTGACGGTCGTCAAATTGAAACAGTAGGTACTTACAACCCACTTACTCAACCAGCAACAGTAGAAATCAATGAAGAGCTAGCTCTTAAATGGTTAACTGATGGTGCAAAACCATCTGATACTGTACGTAACCTGTTCTCAGAACAAGGTATCATGGAGAAATTCCATAACGCTAAATACAGCAAATAATTCAATGATTAATTCGGAGGTGGCTCTATGCAGCAGCTGATTGAAGCAATTGTGAAACCATTAGTCGATTATCCTGAAGACGTACGTATTGAGACGGACGAAACTTCAAATCGAGTTGTTTATAAGCTTTTTGTTCATCCTGAGGATCGAGGGAAAGTGATAGGCAAGCAAGGACGTGTTGCGAAAGCAATTCGTACGATTGTGTACTCAGCCGCGGGCGGTCACCAGAAGAAAAAGACATACGTCGATATATTGGATTAGTAAAAGGAGGGTGGCATTTTGCTAACCCTTCTTTTTTTAATTAATAAGGAAGTATAAAATTTTCACGTCATAGAGTGTCTAGGCTAAAGCGCCAGCCCCTCGGACATTTCGAACCCTCCTGCAAAAGTGGTGGAGCGTTTATTTTTGCGTCGGGCCCTCCAATGTCTGTCGAGGCTTAAAGGGCGCTTTAGCGCTTTTCTCAAATATTTGTTATGATGTGGGTAAAATAGATATTAGAGGTGAACGAAACATGGAATGGTTTAATGTAGGACGTATTGTGAATACACATGGGATTCGCGGAGAATTACGTGTTATCTCAACAACTGATTTTGAAGACGAACGCTTTGCAGTTGGCGCAAAATTAGCCGCATTTAAAAAAGACGATAAACACCCAACATGGGTAACGATTGGCACATCACGTCGTCATAAAAACTTTATTTTAGTTACGTTTGAAGGAATGGAAAACATCAATTTAGTTGAGCCTTTTAAAGAAGGGTTACTAAAGATTACGATGGATCAATTAGCGGACGATGAACTAGATGAAAACGAATACTACCACTTCGAAATTAAAGATTGTGAAGTGTATTCAGAAGAAGGTGAACTGATCGGTGTCGTAACAGACATTTTAGAAACAGGTGCCAACGATGTATGGGAAGTAAAAGCAGAAAGTGGTAAGAAGTATTACATTCCGTATATTGAGGATGTCGTGAAAGAAATTGATGTCGATGAAAAGAAAATCATTATCCACGTGATGGAAGGCTTATTGTAATGAACATTCATGTATTAAGTTTATTTCCAGATATGTTTTCTGGTGTATTCGGTGCATCGATTTTAAAAAAGGCCCAAGAAAAGGGTGCTGTGGAATTAGCAGTTACTGACATTCGTGAGTACACTGAAAATAAGCATAAGCAAGTGGATGATTATCCATACGGTGGCGGCGCGGGCATGGTGTTAAAGCCAGAGCCGATGTTTAACGCCGTAGAAGCGATTACAGAGGGCCGTAAGCCACGTGTGATCCTGATGTGTCCACAAGGCGAGCGCTTTACGCAGAAGAAGGCAGAGGAGCTTGCACAAGAGGAAGATTTAGTTTTCCTTTGTGGTCACTATGAAGGCTATGATGAACGGATTCGTCAGCATCTTGTAACCGACGAGATTTCGATTGGTGACTTCGTACTAACAGGTGGGGAGCTGCCAGCCATGACGGTCATTGATGCGGTTGTACGTCTTTTACCGGGCG
The sequence above is a segment of the Solibacillus sp. FSL H8-0523 genome. Coding sequences within it:
- the fabG gene encoding 3-oxoacyl-[acyl-carrier-protein] reductase is translated as MGLTGKCAVVTGASRGIGRAIALELASLGARVVVNYSGSADKAQQVVDEIKTNGGEAIAVQADVANGESVQQLMQTALSTYGSIDILVNNAGITRDNLLIRMKDDEWDDVLNTNLKGVFLCTKTVARQMMKQRAGRIINISSIVGVVGNPGQANYVAAKAGVIGLTKTTAQELASRNILVNAIAPGFITTEMTDSLPEELKQTMLKQIPLAKLGQPEDIAKAVAFFASDSAKYITGQTLQVDGGMVMA
- the acpP gene encoding acyl carrier protein, with amino-acid sequence MSTVFERVSKVIVDRLGVDESEVKLEASFRDDLGADSLDVVELVMELEDEFDMEISDEDAEKIATVGDALSYIESKVS
- the rnc gene encoding ribonuclease III; translated protein: MTQRKKGSNQKIGVLPEKVKAQFQVLENELNIHFTNKALIYQAFTHSSYVNEHRRKQFTDNERLEFLGDAVLELSVSKYLFEKFPNMSEGELTKLRASIVCEPSLVVFANELDFGQFVLLGKGEELTGGRERPALLADVFESFVGALYLDQGLDVVVAFLERVVFPKVEVGAFSHVMDFKSQLQEIIQQTNNGLLHYEIVDEKGPAHNRTFVSRVLLNSQELGLGKGKSKKEAEQQAAQSAMVMLKQSKLEGE
- the smc gene encoding chromosome segregation protein SMC; translation: MFLKRLEVVGFKSFAERIGIDFVPGVTAVVGPNGSGKSNVTDAIRWVLGEQSAKSLRGAKMEDIIFAGSESRKALNFAEVTLVLDNTDERVAIPYTEISVTRRVYRSGDSEYLLNNQQCRLKDITDLFMDSGLGKEAFSIISQGRVDEILNSRPDDRRSIFEEAAGVLKYKLRKKKAEHKLVETDENLNRVLDILHEIENRLEPLKIQASSAKDYVRMTAELKDFDIALMVHDVLGHEKTLKGFDEEHRTLATTEKEHAAKMAQSETNLRNMRTELKTIDEVLDNSQEQLVEASAEVERWEGRKALFNEKRSNAEKQIQQLKQSLKEANQKVTELVQQELENRQQFTEKQKAVQQVRSAIKQVEQALTRSASEIEQEIEQAKNMFINLLNEEATVKNELKHIDQQLSQEKASSDRMTGRSSEMQKELAQAIVSQQTTSHILEQAEQALKEQLSQSDVLQAKLKTATADLDEKQALLYKAYQHHQQLKARKETLAELEADFSGFFHGVKEILLARDRGELQGIEGAVAELIQVEAKYSQALETALGAASQHIVTVNEQHAQKAISWLKQKRAGRATFLPKTVMRSRKIAQQQLYDIQSHPAYVALAYELVSYAPENTNIVENLLGNVLVAANLEGASQIARTLGFKYRVVTLEGDIINAGGSLTGGAVKQQSSLFSRKAELDKLVTTLTDMEKTIQSAEQTVALKKSQIAELRHTLEDMKLQGEVLREQEQIHRSKLVELDMTVKSLQTTVSLTQSEQSTLSTRKDSLAEQHEQATTRLAELSDELQQVQETVDELTKAKAQSETRKDVLREQLAQQRSELAVAGEQLTQVQAAIAGIELNLTKAKDQAEKITQEIDWIESEDGLNGPSAEELAQTIVNWATKKDVLTETIQKNRTSRDSLHEQITETEIQLQEVQRVHKSYVDAIRALELKRSRIEFEKTNLQQQLLEQYELDIITAQDLAIDIEDEDQVRRKVKLLKQSIEELGPVNLAAIEEFDRVQERYAFLSEQREDLVAAKDTLHKAIGEMDEEMTERFNETFKQIRKQFTVSFRELFGGGTADLVLLDPDNLLETGIEIIAQPPGKKLQSLSLLSGGERALTAIALLFAILNTRPVPFCVLDEVEAALDESNVARYSDYLRKFSSQTQFIVITHRKGTMEGADVLYGITMQESGVSKLVSVKLEEETDLVMQGSV
- the ftsY gene encoding signal recognition particle-docking protein FtsY, with the translated sequence MSFFKRLKEKLIGGNEEQEQKVDQLALSEQETADQPQVALIEETTVQEPVEQAEEVVEPEVKQVAATPEKAEAEQVEAILFGNEVLESPEVVEEKVEEIKPSAWSITQKFKAGLEKTRNSFTSKVNDLVARYRKVDEDFFEELEELLLQADVGFETVMELMDKLRFEVQRQNIKDTNGIQAIISEKLVEIYESGEDNLTNLNIQQDGDLTVILFVGVNGVGKTTTIGKLAHRLKSEGKSVMLAAGDTFRAGAIEQLQVWGERVGVEVIAQSEGSDPAAVMYDAIRAAKNRGVDVLICDTAGRLQNKVNLMNELEKVHRVISREIPNAPHEVLLALDATTGQNALVQAQTFKEVTNVTGIVLTKLDGTAKGGIVLAIRNKLHIPVKFVGLGEKMDDLQPFDAERYVYGLFADGLEQELKEFEE
- a CDS encoding putative DNA-binding protein produces the protein MLLEKTTRMNFLFDFYQALLTDKQRSYMELYYLDDHSLGEIAESYSISRQAVYDNIRRTEAMLEEYEDKLQLFGKFQQRQEVLKQLTGAIQDDTTSVASRLALVEQLKESD
- the ffh gene encoding signal recognition particle protein yields the protein MAFEGLAERLQGTIQKIKGKGKVSEQDVKEMMREVRFALIEADVNLKVVKEFVKKVSERAVGVDVMKSLTPGQQVIKIVQEELTTLMGGEQSPIKFSTRPPTVIMMVGLQGAGKTTTTGKLASVLRKKYNKKPLLVAADVYRPAAVQQLQTLGKQLSLPVFALGTDISPVEIARQAIEHAKEEHHDVVLIDTAGRLHIDETLMQELKDIRALKEPDEVFLVVDAMTGQDAVNVAQNFNEAVGITGVVLTKLDGDTRGGAALSIRAVTEKPIKFVGMGEKMDALEPFHPERMASRILGMGDVLSLIEKAQANVDMDKAKELEEKFMTQSFTFDDFIEQLQAVKKMGPLDELLKMIPGASKMKGLENAKVDEKQMGRIEAIIYSMTSTEKTNPEIISASRKKRIATGSGTSIQEVNRLLKQFEDMKKMMKQMTGMTQGKGKKKMKMPGFDQLFK
- the rpsP gene encoding 30S ribosomal protein S16, which translates into the protein MAVKIRLKRMGAKKSPFYRIVVADARSPRDGRQIETVGTYNPLTQPATVEINEELALKWLTDGAKPSDTVRNLFSEQGIMEKFHNAKYSK
- a CDS encoding KH domain-containing protein, which gives rise to MQQLIEAIVKPLVDYPEDVRIETDETSNRVVYKLFVHPEDRGKVIGKQGRVAKAIRTIVYSAAGGHQKKKTYVDILD
- the rimM gene encoding ribosome maturation factor RimM (Essential for efficient processing of 16S rRNA), which gives rise to MEWFNVGRIVNTHGIRGELRVISTTDFEDERFAVGAKLAAFKKDDKHPTWVTIGTSRRHKNFILVTFEGMENINLVEPFKEGLLKITMDQLADDELDENEYYHFEIKDCEVYSEEGELIGVVTDILETGANDVWEVKAESGKKYYIPYIEDVVKEIDVDEKKIIIHVMEGLL
- the trmD gene encoding tRNA (guanosine(37)-N1)-methyltransferase TrmD, whose amino-acid sequence is MNIHVLSLFPDMFSGVFGASILKKAQEKGAVELAVTDIREYTENKHKQVDDYPYGGGAGMVLKPEPMFNAVEAITEGRKPRVILMCPQGERFTQKKAEELAQEEDLVFLCGHYEGYDERIRQHLVTDEISIGDFVLTGGELPAMTVIDAVVRLLPGVLGQADSHIQDSFSTGLLEHPHYTRPSDFRGMKVPDVLLSGNHAKIDEWREEQSFLRTLQRRPDLLDVLELTEKQQKVLDKIKAQM